The following are from one region of the Hymenobacter sp. YIM 151858-1 genome:
- a CDS encoding DUF2147 domain-containing protein, producing the protein MKKLLLCLALLLGFVGVASAQSLSPLGVWTNSEKKATFEIYQCGNGKKLCGKIVSLTTPNDPKTGKPKTDSQNPDPKLRSRPRLGLVFMQGFEYDEANKWDDGKIYDPETGKTYSCYMKMLNANTMEVKGYIGISMIGRSQTWTRVK; encoded by the coding sequence ATGAAGAAACTGCTCCTGTGCCTGGCCTTACTGCTGGGCTTTGTAGGTGTAGCCTCGGCGCAAAGCCTGTCCCCGCTTGGGGTATGGACGAACAGCGAGAAGAAGGCCACCTTCGAGATTTACCAGTGCGGCAACGGCAAAAAACTCTGCGGCAAAATCGTGTCGCTGACCACGCCCAACGACCCCAAAACCGGCAAGCCCAAAACCGACTCGCAGAACCCCGACCCCAAGCTGCGCAGCCGCCCGCGCCTGGGCCTGGTATTCATGCAAGGGTTTGAGTACGACGAAGCCAACAAGTGGGACGACGGCAAGATTTACGACCCCGAAACGGGCAAAACCTACTCCTGCTACATGAAGATGCTCAACGCCAACACCATGGAAGTGAAGGGCTACATCGGTATTTCGATGATTGGCCGCTCGCAAACCTGGACGCGCGTGAAGTAA
- a CDS encoding M1 family metallopeptidase yields the protein MRATHTLLLLALGTVVPAPAQTPAPRLSAADLAAGGEECVRTRLAGPALGRPSATLRHRDNMERYDVQFYKLDLTLQNNSRAVSGNVLLRARNKSGRPLDSLAFELYNRNATDGSGYLIDSVVVGGRRSPGWRRAGHDVTAALPQAVAAGAQFEARIYYRGTAPNGNTAAIGNALNTAVVAGTNVTWSLSEPYSAHEWFPCKQVLTDKADSCAVWVTTASTNKVGSNGVLKRVTPLPDGRSRYEWHSRYPIAYYLISVAVGPYVEYVNYANPAGGPRIPVVNYIYNQATLDNAKAEIDRTPGFIEHFSGPVGLYPFAAEKYGHAMAPIGGGMEHQTMTTQDRFTFTLTAHELFHQWFGDNVTCGAWEDIWLNEGFASYGEYLALSRFASATEARQWIDQASTAARYTLDPATRTNVFQPGGSVRATDTTNVGRIFSSRLSYKKGAMVVHMLRYLLNDDARFFRALRTYQSTYGNRTARTRDLQRIFEQEAGRPLQYFFDQWYRGEGYPTFKASWRQTGNNLALRVTETVSMPTVTPFFDTEVDYLIRYASGQSTVVRLRQTQPVQTFEVPVAAGQTVTGVEVDPNQWILDHLSTAEPEAGGLQLFPNPATDNVVVQAGLRQAAEVLVVDVRGRVVRRQTLQPANPTVSVRGLAAGVYFVRLTTDEQWMRFVKLD from the coding sequence CCATACCTTACTATTGCTGGCCCTAGGTACCGTGGTGCCTGCCCCGGCTCAAACACCCGCCCCGCGCCTGAGCGCCGCCGATTTGGCCGCCGGCGGCGAGGAGTGCGTGCGCACGCGCCTGGCTGGCCCGGCGCTCGGCCGGCCCAGCGCCACGCTGCGGCACCGCGACAACATGGAGCGCTACGACGTGCAGTTTTACAAGCTCGATCTGACGCTCCAAAACAACTCGCGCGCCGTGAGCGGGAATGTGCTGCTGCGGGCGCGCAACAAAAGCGGCCGGCCGCTCGATTCGCTGGCCTTTGAGCTCTACAACCGCAACGCCACCGACGGCAGCGGCTACCTCATCGACTCGGTGGTGGTGGGGGGCCGGCGCAGCCCGGGCTGGCGCCGCGCCGGCCACGACGTAACCGCCGCCCTGCCGCAGGCCGTGGCCGCGGGCGCGCAGTTCGAGGCCCGCATTTATTACCGCGGCACCGCGCCCAACGGCAACACCGCGGCCATCGGCAACGCCCTGAACACGGCCGTGGTAGCGGGCACCAACGTTACCTGGAGCTTATCGGAGCCGTACAGCGCCCACGAGTGGTTTCCGTGCAAGCAGGTGCTCACCGATAAGGCCGACTCGTGCGCGGTGTGGGTTACCACGGCCAGCACCAACAAAGTAGGCTCCAACGGGGTGCTGAAGCGCGTTACGCCCCTGCCCGACGGCCGCAGCCGCTACGAGTGGCACTCGCGCTACCCCATTGCCTACTACCTGATTTCGGTAGCCGTGGGGCCCTACGTGGAGTACGTGAATTACGCCAACCCGGCGGGCGGGCCGCGCATTCCGGTGGTCAACTACATCTACAACCAAGCCACGCTCGACAACGCCAAGGCCGAAATCGACCGCACGCCCGGGTTTATCGAGCATTTTTCGGGCCCGGTGGGCTTGTACCCGTTTGCCGCCGAAAAATACGGGCATGCCATGGCGCCCATCGGCGGGGGCATGGAGCACCAAACCATGACCACGCAGGACCGCTTCACCTTCACGCTTACGGCGCACGAGCTGTTCCACCAATGGTTTGGCGACAACGTTACCTGCGGGGCCTGGGAGGATATCTGGCTGAACGAAGGCTTTGCCAGCTACGGCGAGTATCTGGCCCTGTCGCGCTTTGCCTCGGCCACCGAGGCCCGGCAGTGGATTGATCAGGCCAGCACCGCCGCCCGCTACACCCTCGACCCCGCCACGCGCACCAACGTGTTTCAGCCCGGCGGCTCGGTGCGCGCCACCGATACCACCAACGTGGGCCGCATCTTCAGCTCGCGGCTGAGCTACAAAAAAGGCGCCATGGTGGTGCACATGCTGCGCTACCTGCTCAACGACGACGCCAGGTTTTTCAGGGCCTTGCGCACCTATCAAAGCACCTACGGCAACCGCACGGCCCGCACCCGCGATTTGCAGCGCATCTTTGAGCAAGAGGCCGGCCGCCCGCTGCAATACTTCTTCGATCAGTGGTACCGCGGCGAGGGCTACCCCACGTTTAAAGCCAGCTGGCGGCAAACCGGCAACAACCTCGCGCTGCGCGTAACCGAAACTGTGAGCATGCCCACCGTTACGCCGTTTTTCGATACCGAGGTGGATTACCTGATCCGGTACGCCTCGGGGCAATCGACGGTGGTGCGGCTGCGGCAAACGCAACCGGTGCAAACCTTTGAGGTGCCAGTGGCAGCCGGCCAAACGGTTACGGGCGTGGAGGTTGACCCCAACCAATGGATACTCGACCACCTGAGCACGGCCGAGCCCGAGGCCGGCGGCTTGCAGCTCTTCCCCAACCCCGCCACCGACAACGTGGTGGTGCAAGCCGGCTTGCGGCAGGCCGCCGAGGTGCTGGTGGTGGATGTGCGCGGCCGGGTGGTGCGCCGCCAAACCCTGCAACCGGCCAACCCAACCGTAAGCGTGCGGGGGCTGGCCGCGGGCGTGTACTTCGTGCGCCTGACCACCGACGAGCAATGGATGCGCTTCGTTAAGCTCGACTAA
- a CDS encoding DUF2147 domain-containing protein, giving the protein MKAIRVLPLLLALALAPWGQLFAQPAAMPLGVWADEQGESHIELYRCGEQLCGKIVNLQQPNDAEGHPRLDVHNPDPKKRTQPHLGLVVLQNLRYDAGSNRWDGGEIYDPENGRTYSCFVRQLGPDKLEVKGYIGFALVGRSQYWTRVRKATAEEAAPK; this is encoded by the coding sequence GTGAAAGCCATTCGAGTACTTCCGCTGCTGCTGGCCCTGGCGCTGGCACCGTGGGGGCAGCTGTTTGCCCAGCCGGCGGCCATGCCCCTGGGCGTGTGGGCCGATGAGCAGGGCGAAAGCCACATCGAGCTCTACCGCTGCGGCGAGCAGCTGTGCGGCAAAATCGTGAACCTGCAGCAGCCCAACGACGCCGAGGGCCACCCCCGCCTCGATGTGCACAACCCCGACCCCAAAAAACGCACCCAGCCGCACCTAGGGCTGGTGGTGCTGCAAAACCTGCGCTACGACGCCGGCAGCAACCGCTGGGACGGCGGCGAAATCTACGACCCCGAAAACGGCCGCACCTACTCCTGCTTTGTGCGCCAACTAGGCCCCGATAAGCTCGAAGTGAAAGGCTACATCGGTTTTGCGCTGGTGGGCCGCTCGCAGTACTGGACGCGCGTACGCAAAGCCACTGCCGAGGAAGCAGCGCCGAAGTAA